A single Candoia aspera isolate rCanAsp1 chromosome 5, rCanAsp1.hap2, whole genome shotgun sequence DNA region contains:
- the LOC134498330 gene encoding beta-1,3-galactosyltransferase 5-like: MASKRLRNLGFLTIALAFAGLCFLIKWTSAGICMFHHTKTENIFLKQESGNFLLLPHSDCSRNTPFLVILVTSPPTQLKIRVIIRETWGKKQVIANKLIVTYFLLGTTLNPEAQVAVINESLKYGDIIQKNFIDTYSNLTLKTMMGIEWIHMFCPQSSFVMKTDSDVFVNPYYLTELLLKRIQNTRFFTGFLKLNEYPIRDKSSKWYVSENEYPRNTYPPFCSGIGYVFSTDVASLVYRISDNIPFVKLEDVFIGLCLAELNITLVNLHSKQSFFPTELEFSLCHFKKIVASHFVRPHKLLIYWNALERSMDEKCPGD; encoded by the coding sequence atgGCTTCCAAGAGACTCAGAAATCTGGGTTTTTTGACAATAGCACTGGCCTTTGCTGGGTTGTGTTTTTTGATCAAGTGGACTTCAGCTGGAATATGCATGTTCCATCATACCAAAactgaaaacatatttttaaaacaagagaGTGGAAATTTTTTGTTGCTACCTCATTCGGATTGTAGTCGGAACACTCCATTTCTGGTAATTCTTGTAACTTCTCCTCCTACACAATTAAAAATTCGGGTAATAATCCGCGAGACCTGGGGCAAAAAACAAGTAATAGCAAACAAACTGATTGTAACCTATTTTCTTTTGGGAACTACCTTGAATCCTGAAGCCCAGGTTGCTGTGATTAATGAGAGTCTGAAGTATGGAGACATTATCCAGAAGAATTTTATAGACACCTATTCTAATTTAACTTTAAAGACTATGATGGGCATTGAATGGATTCACATGTTCTGCCCACAGTCTAGCTTTGTAATGAAAACAGACTCAGATGTGTTTGTTAATCCTTACTACCTGACTGAACTCCTTCTAAAAAGAATCCAGAATACCAGATTCTTCACTGgctttttaaaactaaatgagTATCCAATACGGGATAAGTCCAGTAAATGGTATGTGAGTGAAAATGAATATCCAAGGAATACATACCCTCCTTTTTGTTCAGGGATTGGCTATGTTTTCTCAACTGATGTTGCTAGTCTGGTGTATAGAATTTCTGACAATATCCCCTTTGTTAAGCTGGAGGATGTGTTCATAGGCTTGTGCCTTGCTGAACTCAATATCACACTGGTAAACCTCCATTCCAAGCAAAGCTTCTTCCCTACGGAGCTTGAATTTTCCCTTTGCCACTTTAAGAAAATTGTGGCAAGCCATTTTGTGAGACCTCATAAGCTGCTGATCTATTGGAATGCACTGGAGAGATCCATGGATGAAAAATGCCCTGGTGACTGA